Proteins from a genomic interval of Halomonas alkaliantarctica:
- a CDS encoding thermostable hemolysin — MARLRSLPTALATLDWHEALNWQETAALQQLIQQRFAQQHNAHIQHFLPRLFGLWQAEQPQAAVGLRFANSEPLFLECYLDGQAEDILNQRFQQSIARRDIAEIGNLASLRPGLLHQLFICLARQLAAEGVAWLLFTATPEVANGLRRLGLEPQPISPADPHRLGDQLHLWGHYYQHRPWVMAGDLRHAMHTLQTLPAFTEIASEEVLHARLA, encoded by the coding sequence ATGGCTCGCCTACGTTCGCTCCCTACTGCGTTAGCAACGCTGGATTGGCATGAAGCCCTCAATTGGCAGGAAACGGCGGCTCTTCAACAGCTGATTCAGCAACGTTTTGCCCAACAACATAACGCTCATATCCAGCATTTTTTGCCCCGTTTATTTGGGTTATGGCAGGCGGAGCAACCGCAAGCCGCGGTGGGGCTTCGCTTTGCCAACAGCGAGCCATTATTTTTAGAGTGCTATTTGGATGGCCAGGCCGAAGACATTCTCAATCAGCGTTTTCAACAGTCCATTGCCCGTCGGGATATTGCTGAAATTGGTAATTTAGCCAGCTTACGCCCTGGCTTACTGCACCAGCTATTCATCTGTTTAGCGCGCCAGTTGGCAGCAGAAGGCGTTGCTTGGCTACTGTTTACAGCCACCCCGGAAGTCGCCAACGGGCTACGCCGTTTGGGCCTTGAGCCACAGCCTATTTCCCCTGCCGACCCTCACCGCTTAGGCGATCAGTTACACCTTTGGGGCCACTACTATCAGCATCGCCCGTGGGTGATGGCCGGCGATCTTCGCCACGCCATGCACACGCTTCAAACACTGCCAGCCTTTACGGAAATAGCAAGCGAAGAGGTGTTGCATGCACGACTTGCCTAA
- a CDS encoding AMP-binding protein, which produces MHDLPNPLMVRIAHYAQHTPQRIALSDGSQPLTYADVVHHVTQRRQRLRDINACRIALALDNGLEWALWDLAMMAEGCVAVPIPAFFSDQQRRHTVQQAGLDSWIGHGSEPYGFQATPDSAIAQRRVDHPPALHEGTTRITFTSGTSGTPKGVCLDNTALLTVTGSLAEVVAPLDIRRHLALLPLSTLLENIGGLYLPLWLGACSILPDMATLGWQGASGFNAQLALDAIERYQPHSMILVPQLLQALVSQSTTAPKSLRFVAVGGAHVANTLLTHARRGGWPVYEGYGLSEGTSVVCLNRPGEPSCGVGRPLPHIQVRIDNDGQLHIRGALMLGYVGEAPCGDWYATGDIGQWQDNAITLNGRQREVFITAYGRNVNPQWVEGELCTQSAIAQAMVYGEALPANRALIVPATPHITNAQIDAALNAVNRTLPDYAQVHEWQRAAPFTPHNQQLTANGRLRRDTLLATYGHWLRAVVTDTPKGVTP; this is translated from the coding sequence ATGCACGACTTGCCTAATCCGCTGATGGTACGTATTGCCCATTACGCTCAGCACACCCCACAGCGTATCGCACTTAGTGATGGCTCACAGCCCCTGACCTATGCCGATGTGGTACACCACGTCACCCAACGGCGCCAGCGTTTGCGCGACATCAATGCCTGCCGCATTGCACTAGCTCTGGATAACGGTCTGGAGTGGGCACTATGGGATTTGGCTATGATGGCCGAAGGATGTGTGGCGGTGCCCATCCCTGCCTTTTTTAGCGACCAACAGCGCCGTCATACGGTTCAGCAGGCGGGGCTGGATAGCTGGATTGGCCACGGCAGCGAGCCTTACGGTTTTCAAGCCACCCCCGACTCAGCCATTGCTCAGCGCCGGGTTGATCACCCCCCTGCGTTACACGAAGGCACCACACGCATCACTTTCACTTCAGGCACCAGCGGCACGCCCAAGGGGGTGTGTCTGGATAATACGGCGCTGTTAACCGTTACTGGAAGCCTGGCGGAGGTAGTGGCACCGCTTGATATACGCCGCCACTTAGCCCTGCTGCCCCTCTCAACGTTGCTCGAAAATATCGGTGGGCTTTATCTACCGCTATGGCTGGGTGCCTGCAGCATTTTGCCGGATATGGCCACCTTAGGCTGGCAGGGGGCTAGCGGTTTTAACGCTCAGCTCGCCCTCGACGCCATTGAGCGCTATCAACCCCACAGCATGATTTTGGTTCCTCAACTTCTTCAAGCGTTGGTCAGCCAGTCCACAACGGCGCCCAAGAGCCTGCGCTTTGTGGCCGTGGGCGGCGCGCATGTGGCCAACACTCTGCTCACTCACGCCCGGCGTGGCGGATGGCCTGTCTATGAAGGCTATGGCTTATCTGAAGGCACCTCGGTGGTCTGCCTGAATCGCCCAGGCGAACCAAGCTGCGGCGTTGGTCGCCCGCTGCCCCACATCCAGGTTCGTATTGATAACGATGGCCAGCTGCATATCCGCGGTGCCTTAATGCTTGGTTATGTCGGTGAAGCGCCTTGCGGTGATTGGTATGCCACGGGGGATATCGGTCAGTGGCAAGACAACGCCATCACGCTCAATGGCCGCCAGCGAGAAGTCTTTATTACCGCCTACGGCCGTAACGTTAACCCACAATGGGTAGAAGGCGAGCTCTGCACCCAGTCTGCTATTGCCCAAGCCATGGTGTATGGCGAGGCCCTGCCCGCTAACCGTGCGCTGATCGTACCCGCGACACCCCATATCACCAATGCCCAAATAGACGCTGCCCTCAATGCAGTGAATCGCACGCTACCCGATTACGCCCAAGTGCATGAATGGCAGCGCGCCGCCCCCTTTACGCCCCACAACCAACAACTCACGGCCAACGGCCGCCTACGCCGCGACACCCTGCTAGCCACCTATGGTCACTGGCTAAGGGCCGTCGTGACTGACACACCCAAAGGAGTAACACCATGA
- a CDS encoding GNAT family N-acetyltransferase: MTSEQKLPVQAIKCPASRRREALLQLAAAYDPAQQAALSAAVKAMYNQPDAQWDGLWITIEAGQLVSAIWVQPLPMNMAQLWLPKELSSERSVHTSALLRAANAWVNVHNIRLCHLVLSPHAPASEALLVEHGMQRLACLEHLTVSSKRRLMMHEAIPLSLQPLSEFSQSEQLALLAAVGQDSLDSRPLRDVLSVEELLAGFYQQDSHAPQHWYAVGYQEVVVGVLLLAPRPAQGGWELMLMGLTPDWRGKGLGRSLLNKALELAQQAGVQEVMLGVDDANVPAKQLYREAGFVRYAQQRLLAWKGGGKGGGAAK; the protein is encoded by the coding sequence ATGACGTCCGAACAGAAATTACCCGTCCAGGCCATAAAGTGCCCAGCCTCAAGGCGGCGCGAAGCACTGCTCCAGCTTGCAGCCGCCTATGACCCTGCACAGCAAGCAGCTCTGAGCGCAGCGGTAAAGGCAATGTACAATCAGCCAGATGCCCAGTGGGATGGGCTATGGATAACTATTGAGGCAGGCCAGTTGGTGAGCGCCATCTGGGTACAACCTCTGCCCATGAATATGGCGCAGCTATGGTTACCCAAGGAACTGTCCAGCGAACGGAGTGTGCATACTAGCGCCCTATTGCGTGCGGCCAATGCATGGGTAAACGTCCACAATATTCGCTTGTGCCACTTGGTACTTTCACCTCATGCGCCCGCATCAGAAGCGCTGTTAGTTGAGCATGGAATGCAGCGTTTAGCTTGCTTGGAGCACTTAACGGTCAGCAGTAAACGCCGTTTAATGATGCATGAAGCTATCCCGTTATCGCTGCAGCCGCTTAGCGAGTTTTCTCAGTCGGAACAGCTAGCCCTATTGGCAGCCGTGGGGCAGGATTCGCTGGATAGCCGTCCCCTGCGCGACGTACTCTCGGTTGAAGAGTTATTAGCCGGATTTTATCAACAGGATTCCCACGCGCCCCAGCACTGGTACGCTGTTGGCTATCAAGAAGTTGTAGTGGGCGTGCTTCTACTTGCGCCGCGCCCTGCGCAAGGCGGCTGGGAGCTGATGCTAATGGGGTTAACGCCCGATTGGCGTGGCAAAGGCTTGGGTCGTTCGCTGTTAAATAAAGCCCTGGAACTTGCCCAGCAGGCAGGCGTGCAGGAAGTTATGTTGGGGGTGGATGACGCCAATGTGCCAGCCAAACAGCTCTACCGGGAGGCGGGTTTTGTGCGCTATGCACAGCAGCGTTTATTAGCGTGGAAAGGTGGTGGCAAGGGGGGCGGAGCAGCAAAATAA
- a CDS encoding c-type cytochrome — translation MKAKLIMSGLAALGFMAGTSSVYAQDDAARDAIAERLAPVGQLCLQGQDCGTAAAPAASASSGGIDGEGIYNNICMACHETGAAGAPIRGDEAAWSARTEQGFATLLDHAINGIGAMPAKGGNPNLSDEEMEAAVAYMVEPVMEVPELGGGDDAASEESAPVEEATEEAAATEGEAASTEENMAANDGTESEEAAAASEEASGGSDLDGEALYASSGCVACHDNGVAGAPTKGDSEAWAARLEKGADELYASAINGKGAMPAKGGNPNLSDEEVMAVVDYLMAQAQ, via the coding sequence GTGAAAGCTAAGCTGATCATGAGCGGGCTGGCGGCCCTCGGCTTCATGGCGGGCACATCCAGTGTTTATGCCCAAGATGACGCCGCACGTGATGCGATTGCCGAGCGTTTGGCGCCGGTGGGTCAACTCTGTTTACAAGGCCAAGACTGTGGCACCGCGGCGGCACCAGCGGCCTCTGCCAGTAGTGGTGGTATAGACGGTGAGGGTATCTACAACAATATCTGTATGGCATGCCATGAAACGGGTGCTGCAGGCGCGCCTATTCGTGGTGATGAAGCTGCTTGGTCTGCACGTACTGAGCAAGGTTTCGCCACGCTGTTAGACCACGCTATCAACGGTATTGGCGCCATGCCAGCGAAAGGCGGTAACCCCAACCTTTCCGACGAGGAAATGGAAGCAGCGGTTGCCTATATGGTTGAGCCGGTTATGGAAGTGCCTGAATTAGGCGGTGGTGACGATGCTGCTTCTGAAGAGTCAGCACCGGTGGAAGAGGCTACTGAAGAGGCCGCCGCTACTGAAGGTGAAGCCGCTTCAACTGAAGAAAATATGGCTGCTAATGACGGCACTGAGAGTGAAGAAGCCGCGGCCGCCTCTGAAGAAGCGAGTGGCGGTAGCGATTTAGACGGTGAAGCGCTTTACGCTAGCTCTGGCTGTGTGGCGTGCCACGATAATGGCGTTGCCGGCGCACCCACCAAAGGCGATTCAGAAGCCTGGGCGGCACGTTTAGAGAAAGGGGCTGATGAACTTTACGCCAGCGCGATTAACGGTAAGGGCGCTATGCCTGCCAAGGGTGGCAACCCCAACCTGTCTGACGAAGAAGTGATGGCCGTTGTGGATTATTTAATGGCTCAAGCCCAGTAG
- a CDS encoding TenA family transcriptional regulator codes for MTAYQQLQDATQEARTWLLTTPIVNRALEGDVTLEEYLAFLGQAYHHVRFTVPLMMACGARLPDRLDWLRTALVEYIEEEHGHEKWILDDIRAAGGDADAAASAVPDPATRLMVAWIRDAVEHGNPVAFFGMVQVLEGTSTALATQAAEHLQASLSLPDNAVRYLTSHGTLDIGHLAFFEEQINQLDADDLAVVIDSANMFYRLYGAMFRGIEARCQGGSAEEELCHALA; via the coding sequence ATGACTGCCTACCAACAGCTCCAAGACGCCACCCAAGAAGCACGCACCTGGCTACTGACCACTCCTATCGTCAACCGCGCTCTGGAGGGCGATGTCACCCTAGAGGAGTATCTCGCCTTTTTAGGTCAGGCGTATCACCACGTTCGTTTCACCGTGCCGCTTATGATGGCCTGCGGCGCACGGCTGCCCGACCGGCTCGACTGGTTACGCACGGCACTGGTGGAGTATATCGAAGAGGAGCATGGCCATGAAAAATGGATCCTGGACGATATTCGCGCCGCGGGCGGGGATGCGGATGCCGCTGCTAGCGCAGTGCCAGACCCTGCCACCCGGCTTATGGTGGCGTGGATTCGAGATGCGGTAGAGCACGGTAACCCGGTCGCGTTTTTTGGCATGGTGCAGGTGTTAGAAGGCACCAGCACGGCGCTTGCCACCCAGGCAGCCGAGCATTTACAGGCTAGCCTTTCACTGCCCGATAACGCTGTGCGCTACTTAACCTCTCACGGCACTCTGGATATTGGTCATTTGGCTTTTTTTGAAGAACAGATCAATCAGCTAGATGCCGACGACCTAGCCGTGGTGATTGATAGCGCCAATATGTTCTACCGCCTGTATGGGGCAATGTTTAGAGGCATCGAAGCCCGCTGTCAGGGCGGCAGCGCGGAGGAGGAACTTTGTCATGCGCTTGCCTAG
- a CDS encoding SDR family oxidoreductase: MRLPSLLWPRKNKLPGGWPGQRILITGASGGIGMALAEALAQRGAHLLVSGRQQDALASLVDRFPNHITAISADLTNASDRSRLVSAAQGAGCHMLINAAGSNQQGFFDSTSDSDIEQLVAINLTAALQLTRALLPQLMAAPQATIITIGSTFGRLGYPGQVTYCATKFALHGFSQALRRELADTRVRVMYIAPRATRTAMNSSQTEALNAALGNTIDSPDVVALAIINAVEEQREELQIGLPERFFTRLNMLWPSAVDRALLRQLPVIRRFVVPKESSL, encoded by the coding sequence ATGCGCTTGCCTAGCCTGCTTTGGCCAAGAAAAAACAAGCTGCCCGGCGGATGGCCGGGCCAGCGGATTTTAATCACCGGCGCCAGCGGCGGTATTGGTATGGCCCTGGCCGAAGCGCTGGCGCAACGGGGTGCGCACCTACTGGTAAGTGGTCGCCAACAAGATGCGCTGGCTTCGTTAGTCGACCGTTTTCCCAATCACATCACCGCCATTAGCGCTGATTTAACCAACGCCAGTGATCGCAGCCGCTTAGTCAGCGCTGCGCAAGGGGCAGGCTGCCATATGTTGATTAATGCCGCTGGCAGCAACCAGCAGGGCTTCTTCGATTCCACCAGCGACAGCGATATCGAACAGCTGGTGGCGATTAATCTGACCGCCGCCCTGCAGCTGACCCGTGCGCTACTTCCCCAGCTAATGGCTGCCCCCCAGGCGACGATTATTACCATTGGTTCAACGTTCGGGCGGCTGGGCTACCCAGGCCAAGTCACCTACTGCGCAACCAAATTCGCCCTGCACGGGTTTAGCCAAGCACTGCGCCGGGAGCTGGCCGATACTCGTGTGCGGGTGATGTATATCGCCCCACGGGCCACCCGCACCGCTATGAACTCGTCACAAACAGAGGCGCTTAATGCAGCTCTGGGCAATACCATCGACTCTCCTGACGTCGTTGCCCTGGCCATTATTAATGCCGTGGAAGAGCAGCGTGAGGAACTACAAATAGGCCTGCCAGAACGCTTTTTTACCCGCTTGAATATGCTATGGCCAAGCGCTGTTGATCGGGCACTGCTACGCCAATTGCCTGTCATTCGCCGGTTCGTTGTCCCCAAGGAGTCTTCCTTATGA